The Aspergillus nidulans FGSC A4 chromosome VII nucleotide sequence GCATTTGTTGATGACCGGTAGCCCAGTGCGATTCCGAAGAAGGCGTTTCCAGTATGCATTCGAGTCGATTACCACCCTGACCGGCTTGAGGATACGGTTGCAATGTCTGAAGCATTGAAGGGGCCCTCATGTCCAGATTCTGCGACTGTGTTGATCCctgattcttctttctggcgTTCTTCCGTGGTTTAGCAGTAGCCTTTCTCATGGCTCCAGcactctgctgctgcttcctcgATTGAGGGTTGTTCTGTGACCCGCTTCTCGTTTTTGATGCGGTGGTATCTGAAGCTGCTCTCTCCGCACTCCGTGCTTGTCTGCCAACTTTTATGTcatcgcccttcttcttatttCCTCTCTGGTTACTCTCAGATTGATTCATCTTCTCGCGGGGGTTATCGACAAGTCTTTGCAGGAAAGTCGGTCGTAAAGCCGACAAGAAGCTCGTTTTGCGGCAGTGCAAGCACTCAATCATCGCAGCCATTCTCAGCTTGAAATTGCCGTGGAACTGCGTGCCACTGGAGAGGGGGCCTTCTGTGCACCGTTTTATCATGAGTTCCTATTGGATAGTGGATCAGTAAAGTGCTGATCTAGACTCCTCCCGTGGCAACTTACCACGACCTCCCAGCAGAATAACTCGATTTCTTTGGCCTTGCTCTCCCAATCTTTGATAAATTTCTGTAGGGTCTTTGGATTGTCGGTGGAATATTCCACGTCGGTGATGATAGTGAATAACACTTTTACCAATGCCCGTTTCTGGGCCACGGTTCGCGGTATGGTGTCGTCGTGCTTAGGGCGTACGACTTTAGATTCCATTTCTCGCCTTGCCTCCTCAATCGACCTCCAGATGGTTGAGGCCGATTTGAGGGTTTCAATGTGAAGGGCTGCATCTACCACAAGCTCGTAGCTTTTCTTTCTATCAGCTATGTTGGGAATTCCCTCTTCGTCGACAGTGTTCGTTATGCGTCTAAGTGCCGCCTCAATATCTTCGTCATGAGTCGCCTGTGTGCTAGTAGGTGTGAAAGTTTCCTGTTCTTTTCCGCAGTCTGCCACAAGAGTCAAAACCGTACCAGCATCGGTGAAAGTATCACAAtgatcgtcatcttcgcggCCATCTTCGCGGTCAgtgtcttcctcgtcatcatcgtcctcataATAACGATCCTTCGGCGGCGGTTGACGATGGTACTCGCCTGACTCAAGATCTTGAAGGTCAATGAGTCGCAATCTAGCGTTTAGCAGAAGTTCTCGACAGTTGAGAGCGGCAGGATGATCGATCTGAGCGTCGTAATTACCACGTACGAGCGCATTCGGAGAGGTAGCATTGCTATACGCAAAAAAAGCTCTATTGATTTTTCTCAGAGCGTCATAAATCTCATATTTAGCAACCATGCCGACATCCGAGTCTCCTTGGTGGATACGTAGCGCTGAGGAAGAGTTAACGTCTTGAGGCTCCGGTGTTCTAGCGTCCGTGGCATCAACTGGAGTGGGAGCATCAGAAGTGAGGCCTGGTATCTGAGACAACGTAGAAGAGGTGCTGGCCGTTGCTTCCGTGTTATTATGGGAAACATAGGGCCCAAGTTTAGGACCATCATCTGGAAGATTCGTGATATCGTTGTTTGGAAAATCGTTTTCACCCAAATTATGCGGGGGATTCGCGAAATTCCCCACAAAATCGTCGAATGGGTTGGAGTTGATCTCTGTACTGTTATCTTCAGGTTTacttgctgctgaggatctTCCAACGGACTCTGACGCTCCACGACTATGAGGTGTCCCGGTGATATCGGACattgaagggaaagaaggttGAGTATTATTCTCGAGATAGCGCTCCTTTGAGTCGGAATGATCTCTACCAGCGGAGTCCCGAACTGCGTCAAAGCCCATGAAGGTAGAAAATCCACGAGGAAGCTTGCCGTTGCCCCCATTAAacgccatggctgcgctGCTGATAGGGTCCTGATTTGACAAGTGAAGAAGGAAATGCACAGAGGCTAAATGTAACTTGGTGAAAGCTTGTagacagcttgaagatcgGAGGGTGAGTAAGTGATGGATGCATCAACTAGCCTGGCATCCAGGAGGGTTAAAAAGGGTGTATTAAAATTGAAGGATAGGCGAGCCGGGTTAAACTCCGAAGGTAAGGAaagaagaggcagaaaaCTGGGAGGAGACCTTTTAATAACAGAAGGCAGCAGTGAATAGTAGAACTGGTCATTCACTAAGTAGATAGATTCTCCTCCCTGAAATGTGCGCAATGGATGAATGGCTAGCGCAAGCATCACTGGTTACTGGGAAATGCCGCGTCTGACGAGGCGCGCGCCACACCCAGGCTGATTTGCAGTGAAAACCACCCAGTAGATTGAGATGGAAATGGATCATTCACGTAAATGGGCTGCAAGAACAATAGGAGACGGCTATCGAGGCGCAACACAATAGAAGCTATCAAGCCGCAATGAAAATGGGGCAGTCCGCACAATCACATCGTGATAAAAGCtttgaagaggaaaagaattCCGCAATTGTAGTAGACTGTCAAAGCTCTAATGGACAAAGGTACGAAGATGCCGAGTTTCCAAGAATCAACTCTTTGCATTGGTTCTTCGCGCACAGGATGTTGCACGATTACGACGAAGGCGACGAACGTAGCGCGATCCGGTAGACCGACCCTCCCCCATTCCATTTGCGCTAAGTTAAGGCTTTCCCTGAAGCCGCCACGAAGGAGTCTGTCTACTCAGTTGAAGCGATCCACATCCTGCAATGCGGTAATCCAAAGAGGAGCCAAAGGGCAGCCGCCAGGTCGGGTACCCTGGAATATGACCCTTCCTGTCCATTGCAACTAACTGTCTCACAACTGAATCTTGACTAGAGGGATCCCTGTCAGCGCCGACGTTCTAGCTTGAGACCTCTACAAAAGAGAGGGCTATATTGTCGTTGATCCAGATACGCAAGGGAGAAGCCACACGTCCAGCGAGCTATCAGCCTGTAGAGTCGAGGGAAGTCCGCCCATATCAGTGTAGTCTTTGAAGTGCTTCTGGCCAGACGTCGTGGCCAAAATGTTCCCAATTGGATGCATTACAGTGCTGCTGAGTGAGTCTATTTCGTTACTTCAGTATGCCGTCATTCTGGAGTTGAATTCTTACTTACCATCATGGAGCTTCCATTCCCAAGTAGGATCTTGTGCACCAGCAGAGTGCGTCGGATCTCTCCAGAATCTCACTACACCATCCGTTCCACCACCCCAAATCCCATGCCCATCGCCCTCCCCTGTTGGAACCAGATCGATCTTCATCCTTTGATTCGTAGAAGTATTGCGTCCTTGAAGCCATCCCAAAAGTTGTCCGGTGACTCTAATATCATAAATCATGACACCGTCGCTCTTGCGCTCAGCAATATAAAGATATCGTCCGCAGGGGCTCCAGAGAAGTTGAGTAACTCCACTTCCACCAATATGGCGAGCGGCTTCAGTCTTCGAAATATTGAAAGACCCAAGGGACTGTCCTGCCCCGTTGGAATCATAGAGGCCAATATTGCGCGAAAACGTACCAGCCGCTAGGATTCCGCCCTCATTCGGGCTCAATGCCAGGGCAGATACTATACCTTTCATCCCAACCCCTCCACCTATCAACTGCTTGCGCTTGCTCGGTATTGTGGGCATCCAAGAAACGGGACCCTCATTCCCAGGTCGAGAAACATCAAAGAGACATATGAGGCTATCTGATCCAGTAAGGAAGTGGGTTCCGCCCAAGGCAGGCGGGTAAAGAATGCAATGAGGTGTTATGAAGGCCTCAGTCATTGGATTTACAAGTGAATAAGTGGCCAGCAATGTTGGAGCCAAAGCAGAAGCCAAACGGATGGGATGGTCTCTGACAGACGATAGGAACACGGCAGAAGATGGCTCCTGAAGTGAGTAGAAGGGGTAAAAGGTTGATGCATAGGTTGGCTCTCCAGAAGCTAAAACCGAGTAGGGAGATAGTTGATGGGGAGACTGTCTCTCTTCGAGAAGATCCGCGGGGCTGTGTGGCTTGTTAGATCTAGCGGCTCCCAACAGCAAGAGCGGATGCATACTGACACAATGTAGGTTCTTATGTGGTAGTCCGAAGAGTCTGTCAGAATTGTGGTACCATCAGGGGACCTGTTGGGAGACACGGAATCTCAGCATGTGTGTCAATTTGAAGAAGACAACATATCTGTCGTGAAGTTTTTATGCACACCCAAGTAAAGCTCAAGACGCGGGTGTTAAGCCCTGTTGAGCTCACCAGATGGATTCTTCATTCTCAACTCACCATTCGGCACTTTTGAAAAACTCGTTTGAGGCAGAGTCAAGCTTACGATTGTCCCCAGTAGCTAGCTTAGCACTCTCCGGCTGCTTGCCGGGCGAACCCTggtttgaggaagagggttGGACGAGTGCAGACGTAGTTGAAGCAAGCCGTCTGGGCTCGCACGCCGGCAGCGAGTTGTCCTCCTGCATGCTGGTCGAAGTTGGGCTCTGGCCGGGCGAGGTAGAATGCCTAGGCTTAGTGTATTTAATCCTGAGACCAGGTGGCGGCTTGAACAAGATGAGATGTAACGTCTTCTACATCCAAGCCCTTTCAACCTTGATATTTAGCAGAGCACAGCCTATGCAGGTCGCTAGTCGCCTGAACCGGTGAGATATAGAGAGCTTTATAGGGCTCGAAGAGTCGACCAAGGTCAGCAGCCCCCCGAGGTAGAGTGAAAGTGATATAAAATGGCGACCACGGCGGTCCGGAGACTTTGGTAAGGGCCCATGAGATATG carries:
- a CDS encoding uncharacterized protein (transcript_id=CADANIAT00009141) codes for the protein MAFNGGNGKLPRGFSTFMGFDAVRDSAGRDHSDSKERYLENNTQPSFPSMSDITGTPHSRGASESVGRSSAASKPEDNSTEINSNPFDDFVGNFANPPHNLGENDFPNNDITNLPDDGPKLGPYVSHNNTEATASTSSTLSQIPGLTSDAPTPVDATDARTPEPQDVNSSSALRIHQGDSDVGMVAKYEIYDALRKINRAFFAYSNATSPNALVRGNYDAQIDHPAALNCRELLLNARLRLIDLQDLESGEYHRQPPPKDRYYEDDDDEEDTDREDGREDDDHCDTFTDAGTVLTLVADCGKEQETFTPTSTQATHDEDIEAALRRITNTVDEEGIPNIADRKKSYELVVDAALHIETLKSASTIWRSIEEARREMESKVVRPKHDDTIPRTVAQKRALVKVLFTIITDVEYSTDNPKTLQKFIKDWESKAKEIELFCWEVVELMIKRCTEGPLSSGTQFHGNFKLRMAAMIECLHCRKTSFLSALRPTFLQRLVDNPREKMNQSESNQRGNKKKGDDIKVGRQARSAERAASDTTASKTRSGSQNNPQSRKQQQSAGAMRKATAKPRKNARKKNQGSTQSQNLDMRAPSMLQTLQPYPQAGQGGNRLECILETPSSESHWATGHQQMQNGGGRQSSILSIASQRQTAHNPSFHMKPDTRLRTQPYQQIPAASPNSSSDPSLSTFTHSGFSSMDHDMHVVYQAQPGQHQQSHHYPAHLFYSTSNRRPTNLRQGRSQSEQTLPLGVPPYSNQDPSQPQEIHETSIMLENAFTPNPGAFGLLRSPQSTPADFRQTSFQRTNSHVTGEQSYTDDGYDHSPVPTKRLRR
- a CDS encoding uncharacterized protein (transcript_id=CADANIAT00009142) — encoded protein: MQEDNSLPACEPRRLASTTSALVQPSSSNQGSPGKQPESAKLATGDNRKLDSASNEFFKSAEWSPDGTTILTDSSDYHIRTYIVPADLLEERQSPHQLSPYSVLASGEPTYASTFYPFYSLQEPSSAVFLSSVRDHPIRLASALAPTLLATYSLVNPMTEAFITPHCILYPPALGGTHFLTGSDSLICLFDVSRPGNEGPVSWMPTIPSKRKQLIGGGVGMKGIVSALALSPNEGGILAAGTFSRNIGLYDSNGAGQSLGSFNISKTEAARHIGGSGVTQLLWSPCGRYLYIAERKSDGVMIYDIRVTGQLLGWLQGRNTSTNQRMKIDLVPTGEGDGHGIWGGGTDGVVRFWRDPTHSAGAQDPTWEWKLHDDSLSSTVMHPIGNILATTSGQKHFKDYTDMGGLPSTLQADSSLDVWLLPCVSGSTTI